A region of the Pungitius pungitius chromosome 8, fPunPun2.1, whole genome shotgun sequence genome:
TCACATTTCAAAACTACAATGGAGGAACTAAAAATCATGTGACTGAAGTCAGCATTAGGAAGTCAAGAAGGAGTAGTTGAgttgtgtgtgaatgttcaGGTACTTTGGTACAAGTGCTCTACTTCcacttttattactttttacatgaaatattttgcgttaatggaagaaaaaagtttttccttttcatgtgaCAAGCTGAATAAACTCTTGAAAAATCCCCTTGCAACAGGTGAAAAGTTCATCGCCACAAAGCTGTATTTTACAAAAAATCCATAAGGATATAAAGCcgttaaaatgcaacatgcacaTGAGTGCCGCAGTGAAGCGCTGGGTAAACATACGGCGACTGTGAGAGCAGACGAGAAGTCATAGGAAATGGTCGTCATGGCAACACCGAGATCTGATTGTGGTGTTCTACGAAAGTCACGTGCTGCACCACAGTGGTTAGTTGCTTCCACAAAAACATCTTTGTATGTTGGAGGCCAAACTGCCgcctttcttttaaatgatctGTCGCATCCAAGCAACAAAGTATTTTTTGGAGTGCaaaaaaaccaagatggcgagGCTTTGAAACTTCATGGATGTGACATCACAACGACTTATGTACACTGTATAGGggctgtttgtcatttttatatcaTAAAAAAACGTAAAACAAAGGGCCAAATAATATTATAATGAATAATCACGAAAATAATCATATTTCTCGCTatataaataactaaaataaatgactgaaataaatatttgtctaAATAAATATTGACTTCTCAGTATATTCAAAACTGTTTTCTTCAATGTATGAAACATATTGAGTGAATTCCTGTTGGTGAAATATTTATACTCTTACTTGAGTATAAGAAAGTGTTGTAATAAAAGTAGACATTACACAGAATTGCCTCTTTCATAATGTTAACCTAtggtaatattattatattggtGATATACAATATGTTGTTTTTACAGTCGATAAAACACTACAGACTCGTTGTTAGTTATGTTTGTACATCTGTACGAGCTTTTGCTTTACAAATTAACCTTAATAATATTCTAAAGGACCCTAAACCTGTTGGAACAAGTCAGAATGAAGGAATACCTCTTTGGGGAATGAACTCATCCGCTTCACTGCTAACATGGGTATTTGAGCCAAATCCCGAAATATGAATAGGCAATCAATACTACATGTGTTTTCGTTTTTGATAAAGTTTTCATTCTGTGTGAATGTTgggtattttctttatttattaattaggTCCATCACATTTCCTAAATAATACATGaatattaattataataataatatatgttaTTATTCCAAAATTCATGTACATAttccattttaaaaagctgGAACTGAAGTTTTAGCATTTTTCAATAAtggttaaataataataataatagtcttAAACCTAAATGATTGCATATTTTCATAAATTAGGTATCAATAAATGGTTTTAGttaacatttgaaaatgaaaggatGCAATTCAATAACGTAAATACAATTTTCTATCTTTAGAACTCTAAAACAATGTATATTTTGTACTCAGGCAAGTTGAGTGAGTGATGCGGCTgctgttaaaacacacacgcacgcagcaTATACATGATTACCACAGCTGCCTGGTTCAGACACAAACTAATTTATCATTAAACCAGTAACATTTCAGTTCTCTTGTCTCTTtctttaaagattttttttctctgcaacaACCATGAAAATAGCATCGTTCAACATCCAGAAGTTTGGAAGGAGCAAAGTCTCAGACCCAGATGTCCTCAAAATCCTGATTAAGGTAACAAAGGCAAGTGTGAAACTGAAAGTTTACAGACAAACTTGAAAGTGAACAAATgtgtccctccttcccccccagaTCGTGTCTCGATATGACATCATCCTGATCCTGGAGGTGGTTGACAAAGCTGGAGACGCCGTTAAAACCCTCCTGGATGCACTAAATACGTGAGTGCATGCTTTGTTtatgcatttttattattaaatcagGCGGCAGCCTACGGTCCCAAAGGGGAAGCCAGTGCTGTAGAGCCTTAAAGCTGTATTCTCTGtagtgtccaccagggggcgactcctttggtcccatagaagtctatgagaaaatgactacactctcttgatttattccctcagtaaacattgaaaCTAAAGATTTAGACCATCAACATGAGTTGGCCCATTCAGAGTCTAATAGACCAGGGGATGCTTTGGGGGGTGCCAAACCGGTTGTTTGTGCAGcactaaaaacaaaatacagaggTGGAATCTCAGTATTTTGATCCAATAAAAACGAAGATGGTGCTCCGAGGTGGCGCTAGCAGAAAAGTCAAAGAATTACAAAAGCTAAAATTGAATCCTATGTGTCCAGAGCCAACAGGAAGAAACACTACACCATGAAGATCAGCAGTCGCCTGGGCCGCGCGGGCTACAAGGAGCAGTTCATGTTCCTGTACAGGTGAGAGCTCACCTGCAGATCCTCACTGATTCTCATAGTCCAAACAAAGACCCTGAGGTGAGTCGTAAACAAATCAAAGCCCGAACAAAGACTTTGCGGATCCTCATTGCCTGATTAGCTTCATATTGAGCCTCCGatcagcagcatgtgtgtgggtctgtgtgcagGGATGACCTGGTGGACCTGGTGGGCTCCTATCAGtttgatgaagaggaggctAAGAAAGGAGACGTTTTCGCCAGAGAACCCTACATTCTGCGATTTAGATTACCCaaaacaggttaaaaaaaaggtcctgaGGTTCAGTGTTCTTCTCAACAACGTGTTACCAGACTTTGGTGTGACTCTaatctgcctcccccccctcccacagtgCTGAAGGACCTGGTGCTGATCCCTGTTCACACCAAACCAGAGGACTCGGAGAAGGAGTTGGACGAGCTCTATGACGTCTTCCAGATTGTCAAGGAGAAATGGAAGACCGATGTGAGGAAACAAGATGATCAACACACTGCTGGTGTACCTAGTTTACTGtgaatgtaaatatatagtAGAAATAAACCAGCTGAACTTGTTAGCGAAAACTGATGGATCAAGTTGAAATAATTAATGATTTTAGATAAAAACAGTGGAAAACGGTGAGTGGATAAGTTATTGACATGAAATAGTGAAACATTATAGAAATATAGCGGTAAAATACAGCGAGAAAATGGCTGAAACCCAAATACAAACTTCATTAAACTTCctaaaatattataaatatagataaTCGTTAACCAACCCATGAAATCAGAGGAAgaacaaagacagaaataaaatgtcagatTGGTTTGATTTGACGTCTGCAGAACGTAATGATCCTTGGCGACTTCAACGCAGACGGCCTCTACGTCTCTAAGAAGAAGATGAAGCGCATCCGTATCCGTAGCGACAAGAACTTCCACTGGCTCATTGGAGACGACGTTGACACCACGGCAAACACCGGAAACGACCACACCTacgacaggtacacacacacacacgtgaaactAACACAATAATAATCATTAAATAGAATCAATCGAAAGTGATGTGCTCTACAAAGTAGAGATATTTGAATTAGCTCCAGCTGTTAGCTTAGGTTAGCATTTTGATTAAGCAAAGAGTAGTCTTTAATGAGTGTAAACCTATTACCAGTCTTAATGCTAATCTAAGAGTAGACCATAAGGAGTGTAAACATATTACCagtcgttatgctaagctaagctaagagTGGACTATAAAGAGTGTAAACCTATtaccagtctttatgctaagctaatagTGGACTATAAAAAGTGTAAACCTCTtaccagtctttatgctaagatAAGC
Encoded here:
- the LOC119230075 gene encoding deoxyribonuclease gamma; amino-acid sequence: MKIASFNIQKFGRSKVSDPDVLKILIKIVSRYDIILILEVVDKAGDAVKTLLDALNTANRKKHYTMKISSRLGRAGYKEQFMFLYRDDLVDLVGSYQFDEEEAKKGDVFAREPYILRFRLPKTVLKDLVLIPVHTKPEDSEKELDELYDVFQIVKEKWKTDNVMILGDFNADGLYVSKKKMKRIRIRSDKNFHWLIGDDVDTTANTGNDHTYDRIVVYGDDMLDAVVPNSAKPFNFQEAYKLSEEQTLKVSDHYPVEVELKPTA